A single window of Flammeovirga agarivorans DNA harbors:
- a CDS encoding glycosyltransferase yields MSNKTPIVMQGLTRFDEKYGATSLFLAKEWAKDRMVFYIDHPFTYKDKLSSHLKHSLKVRSSILEGRNLFLQPYTELPQFINITPNIVYPINFLSEGSLYKFLKQKNLKQIEKSVMKVLKYFGVTDFYYINSFNPVYNIISKTFVPKKTIYHCVDLISGERYIAKHGIKAEVKAVAKADQVITTSDQLKDRLSKLNSKTEVVHNGADFSHFQLDEYPYPEEYSKLGEERLKVVYVGNLGLRINYQLIKSIALKHTDIDFIFIGPINEREFEGEDLVPITNIHFLGARPSSAVPNFIYHADICMIPFVINDLTSCIYPLKINEYFSIGKPVISTEFTNLSSFQDLLYTFSDVKSFEKAILEIKQENIEKGSRRKEFAENNDWSNKARTFLEIIEND; encoded by the coding sequence ATGAGCAATAAAACACCCATAGTGATGCAAGGGCTCACCCGTTTTGACGAAAAATACGGAGCAACTTCCTTATTTTTAGCAAAAGAATGGGCTAAGGATCGTATGGTATTTTATATTGATCATCCTTTTACCTACAAAGATAAATTATCCAGTCATCTAAAGCACTCGTTAAAAGTTAGGTCATCAATTCTTGAAGGTAGGAACTTGTTTTTGCAACCTTATACTGAATTACCTCAGTTTATCAATATAACCCCTAACATTGTATACCCAATTAATTTTCTTTCTGAAGGTTCTCTATATAAATTCTTAAAGCAGAAGAATCTAAAACAGATTGAAAAAAGTGTAATGAAGGTATTGAAATACTTTGGGGTGACTGATTTTTATTATATCAATTCATTCAATCCCGTATATAATATCATTTCAAAAACCTTTGTACCTAAAAAAACTATCTATCACTGTGTTGATCTTATATCAGGAGAAAGATATATAGCAAAACATGGTATAAAGGCAGAGGTTAAAGCTGTAGCAAAAGCAGATCAGGTGATTACTACTTCAGATCAATTGAAAGATCGATTAAGTAAATTAAATTCGAAAACGGAAGTTGTTCATAATGGTGCTGATTTCTCTCATTTTCAATTAGATGAATACCCTTATCCCGAGGAATATTCAAAATTAGGTGAAGAACGTTTAAAAGTGGTCTATGTAGGAAATCTAGGTCTAAGGATTAATTATCAATTGATTAAAAGTATTGCATTAAAACATACAGATATCGATTTTATATTTATCGGCCCTATTAATGAAAGAGAGTTTGAAGGAGAAGATTTAGTACCGATCACTAATATTCATTTTCTAGGAGCAAGACCCTCCTCAGCTGTTCCTAACTTTATTTACCATGCAGATATATGTATGATTCCATTTGTCATCAATGATTTAACATCATGTATCTATCCACTAAAAATTAATGAATATTTCAGTATCGGTAAACCAGTTATTAGTACAGAATTCACCAATCTGAGTTCTTTTCAAGACTTATTGTATACTTTTTCAGATGTCAAATCTTTCGAAAAAGCAATCCTTGAAATCAAACAAGAGAATATTGAAAAAGGAAGTCGAAGAAAAGAATTCGCAGAGAATAATGATTGGTCGAATAAAGCGAGAACATTTCTTGAAATCATAGAAAATGATTAG